A single Phoenix dactylifera cultivar Barhee BC4 chromosome 1, palm_55x_up_171113_PBpolish2nd_filt_p, whole genome shotgun sequence DNA region contains:
- the LOC103720626 gene encoding vacuolar protein sorting-associated protein 51 homolog — MAAGDVPPLDEKAKRTRELLASFYSPDPSSAASSSPHAKPASLDSINSPAFDPDVYMGLLIQKSNLEGLLQKHVEMAAEIKNLDTDLQMLVYENYNKFISATDTIKRMKNNIVGMEANMDQLLAKITSVQSRSDVVNTSLFEKREHIEKLHRTRNLLRKVQFIYDLPTRLGKCIKTEAYTDAVRFFTGAKPIFEAYGDSSFQDCKKASEEAMDLVIQNLQAKIYSDSEPIEARAEAVVLLKQLNFPVDSLKANLLEKLEDYMSKFQNESNEVEASEPDSSGPSKASVGKISRTVRAYLIIFPDSEKRLIELAQDLFTRCYENVQQSIMKRMPSAELLAMLRNMSEDVTLMDNVLPEAALPAFSLEAVRSLVRQYISTAFSYLLLEVSEALTKFQPKPKEGLEESSLQIAFEGGKKAVIQGSMDLLLEFRQLLDGNLELLAKLRDLIIDWVQEGFQDFFQKLYGHFLLLSGRSNITNQDSSITDSIPVDKIQTGLVLVLAQLSVFIEQSAIPRITEEIAASFSGGGVRGYEHGPAFVPGEICRLFRSAGEKFLHLYINMKTQKISVLLKKRFTTPNWIKHKEPREVHMFVDLLLQELEAVAVEVGQILPRGIIRRHRRSDSTGSTNSSRSNPMREDKLNRSNTQRARSQFLENHLAKLFEQKMEIFTKVEYTQESVLSTIVKLCLKSLQEFVRLQTFNRSGFQQIQLDIEFLKNPMKEFVDDEAAIDFLLKEVINASHERCLDPIPLEPPILDKLINAKLAKNREQSSNSHSQ; from the exons atggcGGCGGGCGACGTTCCTCCTCTGGACGAGAAGGCGAAGCGGACGAGGGAGCTGCTGGCGAGCTTCTATTCCCCGGatccctcctccgccgcctcgTCCTCCCCCCACGCCAAACCCGCCTCTCTCGACTCCATCAACTCACCCGCCTTCGATCCCGACGTCTACATGGGCCTTCTG ATTCAAAAGTCAAATTTGGAGGGGCTTCTTCAGAAGCATGTTGAGATGGCAGCTGAGATCAAGAATCTTGATACTGATTTACagatgttagtttatgaaaattataataagttcaTCAGTGCTACGGACACTATAAAAAG GATGAAAAATAACATTGTTGGAATGGAGGCAAATATGGATCAACTCCTTGCTAAG ATTACATCTGTTCAATCCAGGAGTGACGTAGTGAATACATCTTTATTTGAGAAGAGAGAACATATAGAGAAGTTGCATCGCACTCGAAATCTTCTTCGTAAAGTTCAA TTTATTTATGATCTTCCGACTCGACTCGGAAAATGTATAAAAACGGAAGCATATACGGATGCAGTGAGGTTTTTCACTGGAGCCAAGCCAATTTTTGAG GCATATGGGGATTCATCCTTCCAAGATTGTAAGAAAGCATCTGAAGAGGCAATGGACTTAGTCATTCAGAACCTTCAG GCAAAGATTTATTCGGATTCTGAACCTATTGAAGCAAGAGCTGAAGCTGTTGTACTTCTAAAGCAGCTAAACTTCCCT GTGGATAGCTTAAAGGCAAATCTACTGGAAAAGTTGGAGGACTATAtgtcaaaatttcaaaatgaatCTAACGAGGTGGAGGCTTCAGAACCAGACAGTAGCGGACCATCTAAG GCTTCCGTTGGCAAAATTTCTAGGACTGTCCGTGCGTATCTTATAATATTTCCCGACTCAGAAAAGCGACTTATTGAACTTGCCCAGGACTTGTTTACCAG GTGCTATGAAAATGTTCAACAGAGcataatgaaaagaatgccatcAGCAGAACTATTGGCAATGCTGC GAAATATGTCAGAAGATGTGACTCTGATGGATAATGTATTGCCTGAGGCTGCTCTCCCTGCTTTTTCTTTGGAG GCTGTCAGGTCCCTTGTCAGACAGTATATCTCAACTGCCTTCTCTTATCTTCTGCTTGAAGTTTCAG AAGCACTCACAAAGTTCCAACCTAAGCCAAAGGAAGGTTTAGAAGAGTCTTCATTGCAAATTGCCTTTGAAGGTGGCAAAAAAGCAGTAATTCAGGGCAGTATGGATCTGTTGCTG GAATTCCGTCAGCTTCTTGATGGTAATCTAGAGTTATTAGCAAAGCTGAGGGACTTAATTATTGATTGGGTGCAAGAAGGTTTTCAAGACTTCTTTCAGAAACTTTATGGACATTTCCTTTTGCTTTCTGGAAGAAGTAACATTACAAATCAGGATTCAAGCATTACAGATTCAATACCAGTGGACAAAATTCAGACAGGACTGGTTCTTGTGCTGGCCCAACTTTCTGTTTTTATAGAACAAAGTGCAATTCCTAGAATTACAGAG GAAATAGCTGCTTCTTTTTCTGGAGGTGGTGTCCGTGGTTATGAACATGGACCGGCATTTGTACCTGGAGAGATCTGCCGACTATTTCGTTCAGCTGGCGAAAAGTTTTTGCATCTT TATATAAATATGAAAACTCAGAAGATATCTGTCCTTCTCAAAAAGAGGTTCACAACACCAAATTGGATCAAG CACAAGGAGCCACGAGAAGTTCACATGTTTGTTGATTTGCTTCTTCAAGAG CTGGAAGCTGTTGCAGTTGAAGTTGGACAGATTTTACCTCGTGGGATTATTCGAAGGCATCGCCGTTCTGACAGCACAGGAAGTACTAATTCCTCTCGAAGTAATCCAATGCGTGAAGATAAATTAAACCGGTCAAATACACAACGTGCTAGGAGCCAATTTTTGGaaaatcatcttgcaaaattaTTTGAGCAGAAAATGGAGATTTTTACAAAAGTTGAATACACACAG GAGTCGGTTCTATCAACTATAGTAAAACTATGCCTGAAAAGCTTGCAAGAGTTTGTACGGCTCCAAACATTCAATCGAAGTGGATTCCAGCAGATTCAGTTAGATATTGAATTCCTGAAGAATCCCATGAAAGAGTTTGTTGATGATGAGGCAGCCATAGATTTCCTACTAAAAGAG GTGATCAATGCTTCTCACGAGAGGTGCCTTGACCCAATTCCCCTGGAGCCCCCGATACTGGACAAGCTCATAAATGCCAAGTTAGCCAAGAACAGGGAGCAGAGCTCAAATTCTCATTCACAATGA